One window of Triticum dicoccoides isolate Atlit2015 ecotype Zavitan chromosome 5A, WEW_v2.0, whole genome shotgun sequence genomic DNA carries:
- the LOC119303334 gene encoding protein NRT1/ PTR FAMILY 6.4-like isoform X1, translated as MQVSAGGHGGYSDADDAVDFRGNPVDKSKTGGWLGAGLILGTELAERVCVMGISMNLVTYLVGELHLSNAKSATIVTNFMGTLNLLGIVGGFLADAKLGRYLTIAVSATIAAAGVSLLAVDTVVPSMRPPPCVDARGAQGHECVPASGGQLTLLYVALYVIAAGAGGLKANVSGFGSDQFDGRNPREERAMVFFFNRFYFCISLGSLFAVTVLVYVQDNVGRGWGYGVSAAAMALGVVVLVAGTSKYRYRRPAGSPLTVIGRVLWTAWKKRKLPTPANADELNGFHTAKVAHTDRLRCLDKAAVMDQVDLAATPKKQEQASTSTMTEVEEVKMVVKLMPIWSTCILFWTIYSQMTTFSVEQATRMDRRLNAGFEIPAGSLSVFLFLSILLFTSLNERFLVPLAARLTGRAQGLTSLQRVGTGLVFATVAMVVAALVEKMRRDAANGESQVAISAFWLVPQFFIVGAGEAFAYVGQLEFFIREAPERMKSMSTGLFLVTLSMGFFLSSFLVFLVHTVTRGAWIRNNLDRGRLDLFYWMLAVLGVVNFVLFVVIARQHEYKPNTSVVVAPTEGDNDTTKKETDGVLVVSENTVGMDV; from the exons ATGCAGGTTTctgccggcggccatggcggctaCAGCGACGCCGATGATGCCGTCGACTTCCGCGGCAACCCGGTGGACAAATCCAAGACCGGGGGATGGCTCGGAGCCGGACTTATCCTAG GGACGGAGCTTGCGGAGCGTGTGTGCGTGATGGGCATATCCATGAACCTGGTGACGTACCTCGTCGGCGAGCTGCACCTCTCCAACGCCAAATCTGCCACCATCGTCACCAATTTCATGGGCACCCTCAACCTCCTAGGCATCGTCGGCGGCTTCCTCGCCGACGCCAAGCTCGGCCGGTACCTCACCATCGCCGTCTCGGCCACCATCGCCGCCGCA GGCGTGAGCTTGCTGGCGGTGGACACGGTGGTGCCGAGCATGAGGCCGCCGCCGTGCGTGGACGCGCGGGGCGCGCAGGGGCACGAGTGCGTGCCGGCGAGCGGCGGGCAGCTGACGCTGCTGTACGTGGCGCTGTACGTCATCGCGGCCGGCGCGGGGGGGCTCAAGGCCAACGTGTCGGGGTTCGGGTCGGACCAGTTCGACGGCCGGAACCCGCGGGAGGAGCGcgccatggtcttcttcttcaACCGCTTCTACTTCTGCATCAGCCTAGGGTCCCTGTTCGCGGTCACCGTGCTGGTGTACGTGCAGGACAACGTCGGACGGGGCTGGGGCTACGGCGTGTCGGCCGCCGCCATGGCCCTCGGCGTCGTCGTGCTCGTGGCGGGGACGTCCAAGTACAGGTACCGGCGGCCGGCGGGGAGCCCGCTCACGGTCATCGGTAGGGTGCTGTGGACGGCGTGGAAGAAGCGCAAGCTGCCGACCCCTGCCAATGCCGATGAGCTCAATGGATTCCACACGGCCAAGGTGGCCCATACTGACAGGCTCAG GTGCCTCGACAAAGCTGCAGTGATGGATCAAGTCGACCTGGCCGCAACTCCGAAAAAGCAGGAGCAGGCATCAACCTCAACAATGACGGAAGTGGAGGaggtgaagatggtggtgaagttgATGCCTATCTGGTCCACCTGCATCCTCTTCTGGACAATATACTCCCAGATGACCACATTCTCCGTGGAGCAAGCCACCCGCATGGACCGTCGCCTCAATGCCGGCTTCGAAATCCCCGCCGGTTCCCTCtccgtcttcctcttcctctccatcCTCCTCTTCACCTCCCTCAACGAGCGCTTCCTCGTGCCGCTCGCCGCCCGCCTCACCGGCCGCGCGCAGGGGCTCACCTCGCTCCAGCGCGTAGGAACGGGCCTTGTCTTCGCAACCGTGGCCATGGTCGTGGCCGCGCTAGTCGAGAAGATGCGCCGCGACGCGGCGAACGGGGAGTCGCAAGTTGCCATCAGCGCGTTCTGGCTGGTGCCGCAGTTCTTCATAGTGGGCGCCGGCGAGGCGTTCGCGTACGTGGGGCAGCTCGAATTCTTCATCCGCGAGGCGCCGGAGAGGATGAAGTCCATGAGCACGGGCCTTTTTCTGGTCACGTTGTCCATGGGGTTCTTCTTGAGTAGCTTCCTCGTTTTCCTTGTCCACACCGTGACAAGAGGGGCATGGATACGGAATAACCTGGATAGGGGGAGGCTTGACTTGTTCTACTGGATGCTGGCTGTGCTTGGGGTGGTCAACTTCGTTCTGTTCGTGGTGATTGCGAGGCAGCACGAGTACAAGCCCAACACGTCAGTGGTTGTGGCTCCCACTGAGGGGGACAACGATACCACGAAAAAGGAGACGGACGGCGTCCTTGTGGTTAGTGAGAACACTGTGGGGATGGATGTGTAG
- the LOC119303334 gene encoding protein NRT1/ PTR FAMILY 6.4-like isoform X2, whose protein sequence is MVSAGGHGGYSDADDAVDFRGNPVDKSKTGGWLGAGLILGTELAERVCVMGISMNLVTYLVGELHLSNAKSATIVTNFMGTLNLLGIVGGFLADAKLGRYLTIAVSATIAAAGVSLLAVDTVVPSMRPPPCVDARGAQGHECVPASGGQLTLLYVALYVIAAGAGGLKANVSGFGSDQFDGRNPREERAMVFFFNRFYFCISLGSLFAVTVLVYVQDNVGRGWGYGVSAAAMALGVVVLVAGTSKYRYRRPAGSPLTVIGRVLWTAWKKRKLPTPANADELNGFHTAKVAHTDRLRCLDKAAVMDQVDLAATPKKQEQASTSTMTEVEEVKMVVKLMPIWSTCILFWTIYSQMTTFSVEQATRMDRRLNAGFEIPAGSLSVFLFLSILLFTSLNERFLVPLAARLTGRAQGLTSLQRVGTGLVFATVAMVVAALVEKMRRDAANGESQVAISAFWLVPQFFIVGAGEAFAYVGQLEFFIREAPERMKSMSTGLFLVTLSMGFFLSSFLVFLVHTVTRGAWIRNNLDRGRLDLFYWMLAVLGVVNFVLFVVIARQHEYKPNTSVVVAPTEGDNDTTKKETDGVLVVSENTVGMDV, encoded by the exons ATG GTTTctgccggcggccatggcggctaCAGCGACGCCGATGATGCCGTCGACTTCCGCGGCAACCCGGTGGACAAATCCAAGACCGGGGGATGGCTCGGAGCCGGACTTATCCTAG GGACGGAGCTTGCGGAGCGTGTGTGCGTGATGGGCATATCCATGAACCTGGTGACGTACCTCGTCGGCGAGCTGCACCTCTCCAACGCCAAATCTGCCACCATCGTCACCAATTTCATGGGCACCCTCAACCTCCTAGGCATCGTCGGCGGCTTCCTCGCCGACGCCAAGCTCGGCCGGTACCTCACCATCGCCGTCTCGGCCACCATCGCCGCCGCA GGCGTGAGCTTGCTGGCGGTGGACACGGTGGTGCCGAGCATGAGGCCGCCGCCGTGCGTGGACGCGCGGGGCGCGCAGGGGCACGAGTGCGTGCCGGCGAGCGGCGGGCAGCTGACGCTGCTGTACGTGGCGCTGTACGTCATCGCGGCCGGCGCGGGGGGGCTCAAGGCCAACGTGTCGGGGTTCGGGTCGGACCAGTTCGACGGCCGGAACCCGCGGGAGGAGCGcgccatggtcttcttcttcaACCGCTTCTACTTCTGCATCAGCCTAGGGTCCCTGTTCGCGGTCACCGTGCTGGTGTACGTGCAGGACAACGTCGGACGGGGCTGGGGCTACGGCGTGTCGGCCGCCGCCATGGCCCTCGGCGTCGTCGTGCTCGTGGCGGGGACGTCCAAGTACAGGTACCGGCGGCCGGCGGGGAGCCCGCTCACGGTCATCGGTAGGGTGCTGTGGACGGCGTGGAAGAAGCGCAAGCTGCCGACCCCTGCCAATGCCGATGAGCTCAATGGATTCCACACGGCCAAGGTGGCCCATACTGACAGGCTCAG GTGCCTCGACAAAGCTGCAGTGATGGATCAAGTCGACCTGGCCGCAACTCCGAAAAAGCAGGAGCAGGCATCAACCTCAACAATGACGGAAGTGGAGGaggtgaagatggtggtgaagttgATGCCTATCTGGTCCACCTGCATCCTCTTCTGGACAATATACTCCCAGATGACCACATTCTCCGTGGAGCAAGCCACCCGCATGGACCGTCGCCTCAATGCCGGCTTCGAAATCCCCGCCGGTTCCCTCtccgtcttcctcttcctctccatcCTCCTCTTCACCTCCCTCAACGAGCGCTTCCTCGTGCCGCTCGCCGCCCGCCTCACCGGCCGCGCGCAGGGGCTCACCTCGCTCCAGCGCGTAGGAACGGGCCTTGTCTTCGCAACCGTGGCCATGGTCGTGGCCGCGCTAGTCGAGAAGATGCGCCGCGACGCGGCGAACGGGGAGTCGCAAGTTGCCATCAGCGCGTTCTGGCTGGTGCCGCAGTTCTTCATAGTGGGCGCCGGCGAGGCGTTCGCGTACGTGGGGCAGCTCGAATTCTTCATCCGCGAGGCGCCGGAGAGGATGAAGTCCATGAGCACGGGCCTTTTTCTGGTCACGTTGTCCATGGGGTTCTTCTTGAGTAGCTTCCTCGTTTTCCTTGTCCACACCGTGACAAGAGGGGCATGGATACGGAATAACCTGGATAGGGGGAGGCTTGACTTGTTCTACTGGATGCTGGCTGTGCTTGGGGTGGTCAACTTCGTTCTGTTCGTGGTGATTGCGAGGCAGCACGAGTACAAGCCCAACACGTCAGTGGTTGTGGCTCCCACTGAGGGGGACAACGATACCACGAAAAAGGAGACGGACGGCGTCCTTGTGGTTAGTGAGAACACTGTGGGGATGGATGTGTAG
- the LOC119303336 gene encoding disease resistance protein RGA2-like: MEVLISAAAGDLVSRFISFMAQSYGTHTCEEEDRTRLERILLRMHSVVEEAEGRHITNRGMLRQLKALIEGMYLGYYMLDRLRVQSLGEESIEDDEVSHRSQSFAVSTFNTAKRLRFAASISKNTPVAFGTGSTTKLKSVVESLEAHTADMREFVMLLGSCPRLSRQPYDTYLHMDKCMFGRHIEKEQLFNFLLSGVDSHDGTNFSILPIIGPCRVGKKTLVQHACRDERVRGRFSDMFFYKGDDPHIGEFAVNCKAGSGKYLFVVDFSWDVNAAAWENFRSCLQKMPGAGSKIVVIGRTDQVAEMGTAQPIRMKSLPQEEYWYFFKALAFGSMDPDEYPKLASLGMQLATQLNGSFLGANIIGGVLRANPDTKFWCSMLLRIRELVRKHGSFGIHPEDLFERNIPINFTKLSYVGAKVQGCWAYD, encoded by the coding sequence ATGGAGGTTCTGATTTCAGCAGCTGCGGGCGATCTTGTCAGCAGGTTCATCTCTTTCATGGCTCAAAGTTATGGCACCCACACATGCGAGGAGGAGGATCGTACAAGGCTGGAACGCATCTTGCTGAGGATGCACAGCGTTGTTgaagaagcagaggggcggcacATCACAAATCGAGGGATGCTCCGGCAGCTGAAGGCGCTCATCGAGGGTATGTATCTTGGGTACTACATGCTGGACAGGCTCAGGGTCCAGTCTCTTGGAGAAGAGAGCATCGAAGATGACGAGGTGAGTCATCGGAGCCAATCTTTTGCCGTTTCTACTTTTAATACCGCCAAGCGCCTTCGCTTTGCTGCTTCTATATCAAAGAACACACCAGTAGCATTTGGGACCGGGAGCACAACAAAGTTGAAAAGTGTTGTTGAAAGTTTGGAGGCTCATACTGCAGATATGAGAGAGTTTGTGATGCTCCTTGGCAGCTGCCCTCGCCTGTCTCGCCAGCCATATGATACGTATCTACACATGGATAAGTGCATGTTTGGTCGCCACATCGAGAAAGAGCAACTCTTCAACTTCTTACTATCCGGTGTTGATAGTCATGATGGAACAAATTTCAGCATCCTTCCGATCATCGGCCCGTGCAGAGTCGGAAAGAAAACTCTGGTGCAACATGCTTGCAGGGATGAGAGGGTGCGGGGTCGTTTCTCCGACATGTTTTTCTATAAAGGCGATGACCCGCATATTGGAGAATTTGCGGTCAACTGCAAGGCAGGCTCGGGGAAGTACTTATTTGTTGTTGATTTCAGTTGGGATGTGAATGCGGCAGCATGGGAAAACTTCCGATCATGTCTGCAGAAGATGCCAGGTGCTGGGAGTAAAATTGTAGTGATAGGCAGAACAGATCAAGTTGCTGAAATGGGAACTGCCCAACCCATCAGGATGAAGAGTTTGCCGCAAGAAGAATACTGGTACTTCTTCAAGGCACTTGCCTTTGGAAGCATGGATCCTGATGAGTACCCAAAACTGGCATCTCTGGGAATGCAGTTGGCTACTCAGCTAAACGGATCTTTTCTTGGTGCAAATATAATTGGTGGGGTATTAAGAGCTAATCCTGATACTAAATTTTGGTGCAGCATGTTACTGAGGATAAGAGAACTAGTTCGCAAGCATGGCTCCTTCGGCATACACCCTGAGGACCTTTTCGAGAGAAATATCCCTATCAACTTCACCAAGTTGTCCTATGTGGGGGCTAAGGTTCAAGGATGTTGGGCTTacgattag
- the LOC119303335 gene encoding scarecrow-like protein 21: MSAKASERTYRCSDDSQMAYYNNSVPLAENGRFYMMQNHLDVHYTSSGDGSQKISSNPQVFEAQYCTLESSSANGVYPTQSSTSSHSISPISGSPLSQNDSHSYDTYDSPPTASCVTEIPDFQSKLKELENAILGPELDIASDSPKSLLQANHPLKQDNWRQLLGIDTGDLKQVIIACGKAVAANDMYATELLISELGQLVSVSGDPMQRLGAYMLEGLVARLSFSGSKLYKSLKCKEPTGSELMSYMHLLCEICPFYKFGYMSANGAIAEAIKGENFIHIIDFQIAQGSQWITIIQALAARPGGPPFLRITGIDDSNSAYARGGGLDMVGTKLHSVSASCGLPFEFNAVRAASHEVYIQHLDIRPGEAIVVNFAYQLHHTPDESVSVENHRDRIARMIMSLSPRVVTLVEQESNTNTSAFLPRYLETLDYYTAMFESIDVALPRDDKRRISTEQHCVARDIVNLIACEGAERVERHEVFGKWKARFAMAGFRPYPLSSVVNNTIKTLLDSYHSCYRLEERDGVLYLGWKSRVLVVSSAWC; the protein is encoded by the coding sequence ATGTCAGCTAAGGCTTCAGAACGTACGTATAGATGCTCAGATGATTCACAAATGGCGTACTACAACAACTCGGTGCCTTTAGCAGAAAATGGACGGTTCTATATGATGCAAAATCATCTGGATGTTCACTACACATCTTCAGGTGATGGGTCACAGaaaattagttccaatcctcaagtaTTTGAAGCACAGTACTGCACACTCGAATCATCATCAGCAAATGGTGTTTATCCTACACAGAGTTCGACATCTTCTCATAGCATCTCCCCTATAAGTGGGAGCCCCCTGTCTCAGAATGATAGCCACTCATACGACACATATGATTCACCCCCAACTGCTTCATGTGTTACCGAGATACCGGATTTCCAGAGTAAACTAAAGGAGCTAGAAAATGCAATTCTTGGACCTGAATTGGACATAGCCTCTGACAGCCCCAAGAGCTTATTGCAAGCCAACCATCCTTTGAAACAAGATAACTGGAGACAGCTTTTGGGAATTGACACGGGAGACTTGAAGCAGGTGATCATAGCATGTGGTAAGGCTGTTGCTGCGAATGATATGTATGCGACAGAACTATTGATATCTGAGCTAGGTCAGCTGGTGTCTGTCTCTGGAGATCCAATGCAACGCCTAGGAGCATACATGTTGGAAGGGCTTGTGGCCAGGCTCTCTTTCTCTGGAAGTAAGCTGTATAAATCCTTGAAGTGCAAAGAACCTACAGGCTCTGAGCTCATGTCTTACATGCATCTCCTCTGTGAGATCTGCCCATTCTACAAGTTTGGTTACATGTCAGCCAATGGTGCCATAGCAGAAGCTATCAAAGGCGAGAACTTCATTCACATCATTGATTTCCAAATCGCACAGGGGAGCCAGTGGATAACTATCATTCAGGCTCTTGCAGCGAGGCCCGGGGGTCCACCATTCCTAAGAATCACTGGTATAGATGACTCAAACTCTGCTTATGCCCGAGGTggtggactggatatggttgggacAAAATTGCATAGTGTCTCTGCTTCGTGTGGCCTGCCCTTTGAGTTCAATGCTGTTCGTGCTGCTAGCCATGAGGTTTATATTCAGCATCTGGACATAAGACCTGGGGAGGCTATTGTAGTGAATTTTGCCTATCAGCTGCACCATACTCCTGATGAAAGCGTGAGCGTGGAAAATCACCGGGACAGGATTGCAAGAATGATCATGAGCCTGTCCCCTAGGGTGGTGACTCTTGTTGAGCAGGAGTCGAACACAAACACAAGTGCATTCTTGCCAAGGTACTTGGAGACTCTCGACTACTATACGGCAATGTTTGAGTCAATAGACGTTGCTCTCCCAAGGGATGACAAGAGACGGATTAGCACGGAGCAGCACTGTGTCGCAAGGGATATCGTCAATTTAATCGCGTGTGAGGGTGCTGAAAGGGTTGAGAGGCATGAGGTGTTTGGGAAATGGAAGGCTAGGTTTGCAATGGCTGGATTCAGGCCGTACCCGCTGAGTTCGGTGGTGAACAACACCATCAAAACACTGCTGGATAGCTACCACAGTTGCTACAGGCTTGAGGAGAGGGACGGAGTCCTTTACCTTGGTTGGAAGAGCAGAGTGTTGGTCGTGTCTTCTGCATGGTGCTGA